From the Pleurodeles waltl isolate 20211129_DDA chromosome 6, aPleWal1.hap1.20221129, whole genome shotgun sequence genome, the window TCTACATTGTCTTTGTAGATTTGAGCTCGGCGTTTGATTATGTAGTCCACAGCAAATTATGTTCACCTTAAATCATCTGGGGGTAGATGAAACAATAATCCACTTCATAAGGGAATTATACTCTGGAAGCAGAGCAAAGGTAAGATTTGGGGTGCAGAGAGAGTGCACTAGCTCATTTAATATAAATCAAGGGGTACGACAAGGCTGTGCATTAGCGCCATTCCTTTTCTCATTATATATAAACAAACTTGAGACCGTTAGTTAATAAATGTAAGGATTTACCTCAAATTGGCCATCGACCGATACCAGCTCTTTTGTACGCCGATGTTTTTATGGCACGAACCCCACTAGCTTTGCAGTGTCCCTTGGCAACCTTTGCTAATCACAAGGAAGAACTAGGCCTTAAAGTTAATCGCTCTGAAACATATGTGATGAAATGTGGCACAAAGGCTACCCACAACTGCCGCATTACACTAAAGGGAGAGAAAATAGATGTGACATTAACATTCTTATACCTGGGAATTCCGTTTGATAACAAAGGCACTTGGTCCCAGTGTATCAGCTGTAGGAAATTACAGTTCATTAAAACTAACATGGCTATAAACAATTTCTCTAAACGAGTAGGGAGGATCACCTCAAAAGACATGCTGACAATTTATAGTGCTAAATGTGCCCCCGTTTCCTTGTATGGGGCTGGCCTATGGGGACATATAAAAGTGCAATGCGCTGCAGGAAgcggaaaattatttttttaaagtcactTTTAAATGTTCCAAAATCCACCTCATCATTTGTGTTTCATTCAGAACTGGGTGTTACACATATTGCAGATTTAGCAAGGATACTACCAGTATTGTTATGGTATAATGTTTGGTCATCAGAATACGCAAGCCTGAACCAAGCGATTTAAAAAGATTGTCTAACTTTGAATTACCCGTTGCGAATTCCCTGGTTGGAGTATATTAATAACTTTTTCATGGATTTGGGCCACCCGTTCTACTACGCCACACCAGATAATATGGGAACATTGAGTAGGAAAGAACTTAGAATGGAGTGTCTTACCCACCTGGCTGATTTAAGGTGGGCCACAGAAGCACAAAAACCTTGTGTAATGAGGAATCAACTGATGCAGATAGCTGATGGTATGGAACCTTACCTAAAGTGTGTTTTGAACCCCAGGGCCATTTTGTTCTCATTCGCTTAAGACTAGAGACATTCCATCGCTTGGTTATTTTTCCTGTAATAAATGATTGGAGTGCTGTACTGGAGAACTCTACCTGCGACAAAGTCTCGAAACAAAGTACAATACATGCAGTCCTATTTTGTAAATTGTATATTAGCCAGAGAAAGACATTTTTAGTACCGTTTTTAAAATCTCTACAAATATGTTGGTGTTGCTTGGCTTACTTGTACCTACAAACTCTTCCATCAGTCAAAGTCTGCAGTGGTATTGCAGTTCATATATGCTCAGTATTGAAAGCTAGAAAGTGTTTTTAGATAACTCCGTAGGTGTTTTATTTACAAACTTTGCTATGCCTTAAAGCTTTTTTAACTGCCTTGCATAATATATATGGGAATAAGACTCCCTGTTTTACCATCATTAACTGATGTACACCACCCACGGATTTAAATTCTTaatacagagaaaaagagagacagacaaACAAGCTAAACACTGTACAAACAAGCTAAACACTGTTGTGGCAGGTAAGTAGCTTTCTCCTACTgacacacctttaaaaaaaaaaaacaaagctgctcACAATGCACACATATACTAGGCAAAAAGTAAGAATCTGGGTGAGGATTAAATCAAGTTACAACTTTGACTAATGGAAGCCATTTTGATCAGGGACAAAATAACAATTTGTTGAAAAACTGCCTCCAGTGGTTCTTTAATCATGACTGTTAGCAAGCAAGCATTTGCCAGTGAGATTACATGTAAAACTAGTCATAACATAAATAccacccagtcctctgtacaataaCAAGCCCACACTTCATGATAACCACATGATATGGAGCATGTGGTAGACAAAACGACATATAAGGTTCACCTGTGACCGTCTGTTTTAACAGTCTTATTGACTGAACACACTAACGATGGCAAATCCGAGTTGGAAGATGCATATTGGATGACCTTGTACAGTCTTCATATCTTGCAAATTGTTGTAACAGTGATCCATGAGGTCTTTAATGTGCAGTACGAACTCAGCAGTAAAATTCCTAAGCTGATGAAAGTATTTTGTCAAGCACGAGCTGAAACACAAGGTGTAATAAATTGTATACATCATATATTTGAAAACTTACTAAAATGGCAATATTTTGAAGTATGAATACTTCAAATCTAATAAAGCTAGGATGCACTGCCTGTTTGCCTTGCTCCTTTGTGGGGCATTTTTACTTCGAGTTATAAGGTTAAGAAGATTGATTAAAAGTCATGGTCTGTGGAAATGTTTCTTATAGAGATTTAATTGTATACctacttttcttttcttcttccatctctggtggttctgtcATCTCAGGAAGGCCTACTTTTTGGCATGCATATTGTCCAGTTCTTTACAGAACTGGGTTATGCCTTTATCAAGAAGACATCAGTTTTCTGTAAAACAGTTTAAAACACTTTGACCTGTCACTTGCATTTGGGCTGTTATTTTGATGCCTATACAAAGAGAATGGAAGTCTCGTCTTACATTGACAAGTGACTTGAGGTTGCACGTCTGCTCCACTGTTCCTTCTTGCAAGCTGCCAATATTCATTTTAATAGAAAGAGATGACTCGGACTGAAGGAGATAATTATCTCACACTTAACTTTCTAGCTGTAACCAAAGACCTCATAAGTAGTGGTCAGCCATGAATAATCTGTACTGTCTTTCCCCGTCACCTGTCCTGAAATAGAAAGCCATATCTATGTCCAACTGCTTACTAAGCCAGCATTCTCTTAAAAGGGCAGTTTAAGACCAAGTTTCCTAATTGGCATGACTGCACTGAGATATTCTGATATTCTTACCAAGATGTGAAGTTCATGCTTTCCTCATGGAAGGAAGTGTCTGAAGAATATCCGTTATTGTGACTGTGGGTTTTCCTTGGAAGTTTGATTGTTACAGCTCGATCGGTAAGTGTAATTTATTGGCTCTCAAATTTGTATTCTTAGCAGTTGTGATATTAAACGGTTTGCATTGGTATAAAAGCAATTCATgaaagtaaaaatgttttaaaacatgtaCATATCTATATCCCGTTGTGTTTACTAATTGTTCTGTAATTAGGGGCTTGCATGCTCAAAAGGTAATGTCCATTAATGTCTTGCTGAATTGTTTTTCTTAGGTTATTTAATTAAATCTAACTAGAAATGCTGAACAttgatatgttttaaaaatgtttgtattgTCCATCCATTTGGCTTACTCTTTTATTACTGTACTTGTTTAGTGGTAACGTCACACTAGTAACAAATTTTGAATAGGTCTAAGAAGACTGACTACTTTCCAATTTTGAACTAAGGTGCCATTTTTAGACTATAGCGCGAGGCCTTTTTTGCTACAAAATTTTGTGAACCCAACCAAAGACCaactaataatttttttttgtgttgcccAAAAGCTTCTTTATGAACTTGTTTAAAATGAGACTGATGGCAAGACTTTTTTTTaaccccaaaaaacactttaaatatatttaacACAAAAAGTGATGTTACCCAAGCAAGGCCTTCTAATAAAGGAGTGGCCCCCTCACCTATCCCTCCCTACCTTGCAAGTCCTGCTCACATCAGTTTCCTTCCATCCAATTAGGCGACCTGGGAGACCAAGCCAGCACCATCTAGATGGACTTCTCCAGACTGTTGATGGGCCGCCTTCAAGAAGCTTGCAGAATGGAACCAGGGAAGGTTATGGCCACTCCACGTCTCTTAAAGTTCCGTTGGCTCGATCATTACAGATTAGTGAAGAGCTGTTGGGCAGGAACCCGTTTCCTAATGCTGGCAGCCTTAGATCATCCGGAATGCAAAATCATGGACAACATTTGATATTATCCAGGGAGGCATCTTGGGCAAAGCCACACTATGAATTAAATTTCAGCCGCATGAAATTCAGGGGAAATGGTGCGCTCAGTAACATCAATGATCTACCTTTTCTTACAGAAAACTGTAACACCTTTCAGAAATCAACAGTGCACAGCAAACATGATGGAAAAAAAGACGTTTGCCGTTCTCCAGTGGATTTAAAGATACCACAAGTGCGAGGCATGGATCTTTCATGGGAGTCACGCAGCTGTGATCTATACAACTATAGCTCTTTGGTAATGGGTTCACAAACGGAGAGCGCGCTTAGTAAAAAGTTAAGGGCTATCCTTCCAAAACAAAACAGGAGAAGTTTGTTAGATGCAACTGATTCATGGAGCTCAGATGCTGAACAGTCTACCTCTGGACAGCCATATCCCACCTCAGATCAAGAAGGCGATCCTGGGTCCAAGCAACCAAGGAAGAAGAGAGGAAGATATCGACagtataacagtgaaatactagaaGAAGCTATTGCGGTAGTTATGAATGGAAAAATGAGTGTTTCCAAAGCTCAGAGTATTTATGGGATTCCACACAGTACACTGGAGTATAAAGTTAAAGAAAGATTGGGCACTTTGAAAAATCctccaaagaaaaaaatgaaactgcgGTTGGAGGGCCAAGATGTTTCGGTCAAGAGTGAACTTGAAACCCAGGAAGACATGGAAGCGGCACAGAGTGCAAGTGAATCAAAAGACTAGTAGGGCTACTCTAGAGTGCCAATTACTTTACATAAACTGGGTGAGCACTACTGCATTGGTCCGCTACAACTGAGTGCACCTAACCCTGTCCATTTACTGTGAAGCGTTTTTGCAGGTTTATATGGACTGATGTGGAAACAAGTGACAGGTGTACCTTGAATCTTGCATAATTGTAAATTTGCCATATGTAGTATGGCACAGCATATTTTGGCCTTTTTGCATGCTTCTCTACTCTTTAGAGAATTCTTACCTCACAGAGAATACACATGTTTAAGTGGACTCCTTGCCTATCGAGCCTGCAtgtactttttctcacatttcttatATTTTGCCTTTGAAAACATGTCCACTTGCTAACTAGATTCTCTGAAATACTAGGCTCTGTTTAAGTGAAAATCGGTCATTTGTTATTCAAAATGTTttacaatgtcttttttttttttttaacctcagacCCAGTGTGTTTAAAGAGTTTTATCAAGCCTAAACACTATTTAAACATTCGGGACAGTTTTAATCTACAGGCAACTGTAATCAATCGGGTTGGACTATGTTTCCAATGGTCAGTgttgaaaatgaaagcatttcctaTTAGCAAGCTATTTAGTGCTCACCCAGAAGTTTGTGGGTGCAAGAGCGTTACATACACTACCTTTAGTTACTACAGTTCAACCTCTAACTACCTTCACTGTAACTTTGAGAGATATTATTGTGGTGGGATATTGTCTCACCTGTTTTAGAGGAAATAGCCTTACCTCACGGAGGCCAACTGTTGTGTAAGTTTGGCTTGTCTAAGACTGACCTACATGGGTATACTTCAAATACTTTGTTCAGACGGGTTCTGGTTTTACTGAACTGTGTGGTTATGAGAATGTTTAAATGATTCCAGATTTGCGAGTAAGATTCAAAACCAATGACTGTGATtgtttgcaaaaaacaaaacaaaaaaaaacaaatgttatgtaTATAAACAGTACAACCTCATTATTCTGACTAAATAGAAACCTAAATGAAGGATAAATGTTTGCAGCTTAAATGTATTTGCAAAAGCACATTTGCAAATACTTAGATTTATTTTTATCCGTCTTTGCTAGCAGTTAAGATCTAAATCTGACAGTATAGGAGATGAGCAGCTTGGGTATGTTTCTTTTTCAACAGATATATGAGCCAGTGTCAGGAAATTATTGCAATATAACCTGCTTTTTGCTTGCCCTTAATGCAGTGGTTTCGCAGCACACTTCTCACATTCAGTAACAAAAGCACTTCTTGAACTACAGTTTTCACTTTTTATGGTAATATGTTTACCTGGGAGGAtttttggcttcattttcttttttacctttattTTCTTGCAAAAGTTTTGAGGGTGcgatttattttattaatttattctgTTGAATAAAAAATGGTGACATACGTATGAAATGTACTAGCGCAACAAGGTTTAGTACTGTAACCAAAATAGGCTTGTGTGGTTTTGCAAGAAAAGCATAAGGTGGCTTACTCAGTCAtaaattaaatttacatttttattgctgttaaGCGAATTCATGCAATGTGTAATCCCCTGAAGATGTATAGCGTTTTTGAACATCAGCAAGCGGGTATTCAGTGGACTTTTGTTTTTTCGAGAAAACACTTTAAAAACGTCAAAGGTTAGGCACACCATTGCTGTCATTTAAAATATGCACTGCTCATATAATAGGCTTTATTGCCtatatatgctttttttttttgttttacttcataAGTATAAACTTTTGACTTGATTCTTCTCAGTTAAACCAACTGCCTCTGCAGTTGCGTAGTCCTAATTGCAATAGATTCGTTTTACAGGCGCTTGCAATAAACTAGTATTTAGTAGGTGATTTAATCTACTTTGTTAATGTGGTATAAAATCAGACGTGGGAAGAGGCTTTTCTGGACCACCGTGGAGCGTTTGATTATTCAAGCAAATTGAATCTAGCAAATGCAATtcattgttgtgtttttatttttaagcgAGGTGCAGTTAACTAATTTTACCAAGTTGTGGGTGTATGTAGTCTTTGTTCTCTCTACTTgtaagtatttgtgtgtatgtttaaaTGGATGACAATCTAGCAGCATAAAGATGGTGTGCCTATCCTTTAATGCTGCATTTCAACATAAATTCTTTACGGTATAATTGTAGACTGTAggctaaaaaaaatgtaaataatgcgttgggtattttttatttgctttgattagaaaatgaaattttaaaaaaaccAAACGCTAAAATGTTCTCTACTTACATGTTCTGAGACCTTAAGATTGTATAGTATTTATGTCTGAGATGCTTTTAAACATTCCACTTGAGATCTGTGACTTTTAATATTCAGGTATACTTTATTTTCCAAGAAGCTTTTTGAACAAGCGTATTTCCTCCAAAGGTCTCTGTTGTAAAAAGGAAAAGTGTAGGTTATTTTTAAAGCACTAATTGCATTACATTGCTAACTGCAATATAAAATAGCCATTACTGTTTTGTGAAGCATGGTAAACATTAGTTAGTGGTCCCTTGAAAACTTCATGAACCTCTTACAAACGCTGCTGAATATTTCAAAAGATATATATTTTATCCTATTGTACGTTTTTTTTGTACAGTTAATCTGTAGTGATTTGGTGCACCTTTACCTAATAGTTTCTTCGAGAAGTCCTGTTGCATCACAGTGTGTGTGATAGTTCACCACTCCAAACACagaacccccagaagctgcagtgaTGTTTGGTTTCAATCTCATTTCTTATTTCTTTACAGTCACAGGTGCTTTCAATGTAGATATTGATTGTGTATGGAGTCATCTTACGAGATAATTGGAATTACTGTTTGTTAGCATGTTTGACTTTCTGCTTTCAAGCAGGTGGCATGTGCCGGTTCATAAGTATAATTTTGGATAGGGAAATGTGTAAGTTAATTGTTGTCCTCAGTCTTTGTCGTGGATGCTTGTTGGTCTGATTACTTCGACACGATTGGTGCTTTTTCATGTTCTCACTGTTTTGTTGCTCAAGAGGAAAATTGGTCTCATCTTTTCCTGTGAGCAGGTTAACAAACACCGATCAACCAGTTAGTACTTTTTGCATCACCATGTTTCTGTAAACATGAATTCTCTCTGAAGGGTAAACATTCCTCTCCCCACTGGACGTTACTGTTGGTCCTCTCATTTCAAGGTACATTTAATCAATGTTGCTGTTTGTTCGCTACTGAATGAAAATAACTTCACCAAAAAAAGTAATTGATCCGAATGTTATATGTACTTGCAGGGAAGTGGACTGTTGCTAACTGGGCTACTTTGTTTAAACCCAAATATTTGGCTTCCACAAACTTGTACGTGTTTAAGCGTCACAAGATTAAGCTGTCTCTTTTTCCAGAAGAGATTCTTCTTTCACCTAGTGTTAAGGGTTTTTTGGCAGGTGTGCTATTTGAAAATTGAATACTACCGTGAAGACTAAGCTTTTACTGAACTTAGTGAGGGAGAAGAAAGTCAGTTGTATGCTTAGATATATTTTGCGTTTTGCAAATGTTGAATAATTTGGAAGTATCACATCTAGTCTCCTGATGCTCCTCTGTCCATCTTGGATTTTCAGATCATTATAGTTTTTTTCTGTAGTTGGGTACACTTTCCAGTTCTCTGTATTATTGATTAATCTGCGCATATTGAACAGTTTTCTGTCAAAATGTGTATACTTCCTTTTGTCGAAAGTTGTGATAGTTTTGCTGATGGAACAGTACCGGACACACCAGATTTTAAAAATGGCACAGATTATTTCTTTTTCCTCTATTCAACTATTTTCTGTGGAGCATCACGTTTGTTGAGCTTGGGTAGAAGTTATGTGCACAAACTTTATCACGTTGAAAAGCAAATGTTCAGTACAGCATACTTTCTTAGTATTTTGTTGCAGGCTTAAAAATGTAATGCATCGGGTCAGTCTTTTGTTGTGAGCCAGTTTGAAGGGTTTAGCACTAATGGTTCAGTGTGACATCTTTATATAGGACATGGTATTTTGAGAGTTTGGTTGAGAAGGGCCCTTGAGTTGAAGGTTTAGATGTCTCCTTTTCCAAAACCTGTGCCCGGCCCTCcaattgtgcaaaaaaaaaaaaataccggcTGGTTTTGCTTCTTATAATCAGTCACAT encodes:
- the LCOR gene encoding ligand-dependent corepressor isoform X2, whose amino-acid sequence is MQQMIRQLAAEYTSKKTPTQDPILPNSTRNQSLPKASPVLSSPTAATTRNPVLSKLLMADQESPLDLTVKKSQLESKEQDGVLDLSTKKSPSVHCSSLSPSPSGSSTLGNGRPGRPSQHHLDGLLQTVDGPPSRSLQNGTREGYGHSTSLKVPLARSLQISEELLGRNPFPNAGSLRSSGMQNHGQHLILSREASWAKPHYELNFSRMKFRGNGALSNINDLPFLTENCNTFQKSTVHSKHDGKKDVCRSPVDLKIPQVRGMDLSWESRSCDLYNYSSLVMGSQTESALSKKLRAILPKQNRRSLLDATDSWSSDAEQSTSGQPYPTSDQEGDPGSKQPRKKRGRYRQYNSEILEEAIAVVMNGKMSVSKAQSIYGIPHSTLEYKVKERLGTLKNPPKKKMKLRLEGQDVSVKSELETQEDMEAAQSASESKD